Proteins from one Drosophila gunungcola strain Sukarami chromosome 3R, Dgunungcola_SK_2, whole genome shotgun sequence genomic window:
- the LOC128251630 gene encoding uncharacterized protein LOC128251630 isoform X8, which produces MADGGHSFVKKTFHKPTYCHHCSDLLWGLIQQGYICEVCNFIIHERCVSSVVTPCSGIAPCIIKNPVAHCWSEPTHHKRKFCTVCRKRLDETPAVHCLVCEYFAHIECQDFAVPDCTENATYVPGKELLNVKHQHHWREGNLPSTSKCAYCKKTCWSSECLTGYRCEWCGMTTHAGCRVYLPTECNFGILQPIYLPPHSVSIPRTEVPIEAIIGVQVKSKTSLVRDYSCPSPDLSCPIPGAGSVSLAGLSLKELLELHRQRREQSKQHFLFSTPPTPTSCGSISLCHSPTPSCLTVGETSNEAEQDRNRDRDQPEEEPEEENTEQDSALQLTTSTSHVVGNLQKSPSANSSLHLLYTNLFRKLGQGKRRRKRGSSGGGISPSEDEDDVDGGVCDISGGDLSDDYDHCDVALRRRSLRSRQPRDVSETDYHGDAEMEMETAETAPRESCYETSDTGGELTNTDDLDSSLNLISNLSYNSSNNSNASGGAAAPSAKPTTTAPEKSGHALSVQGGRQQPKTGALAQAKPKPKPILMAKHKAPGKGGSLSSPLSNSNSSDCSSASPSAPATLLQLSPVGRSKSFQESAAITAVARYKKYGRGLFQRRRSKRSPKNAGGAGGKSNYSLDRLSQNIEITIQDEDGNYQAYDDNYHTLARRLDATDVDDDVGFEDLYLDDRPSGVSGASDDLAFAGDISDGGASSRSRASDASDGHVLGRLLRQVRQGLSVGWRKPRYQKRRARSISEEFSSGDTPRFKDEESASKTESGHGPSSSGAGGGGAGGSSAAGASASVAGGSSGHYRPDSGSGHKSDKSEKDREKKEKEREEKDIDDQGVRWQQLIPTPAVPGDHRAAHLHAGAAADHRAAGIPHYARPAGLLPDRPVRTGRHGGHPDAGSHARAQPDAPGGQAAGHLPAVP; this is translated from the exons atggCGGATGGTGGGCATTCATTcgtgaagaagacatttcaTAAGCCAACATATTGTCACCACTGCTCGGATCTGCTCTGGGGCCTCATCCAGCAGGGATATATCTGCGAAG TTTGCAACTTTATTATTCACGAACGATGTGTCAGCAGCGTGGTAACGCCCTGTTCCGGCATCGCTCCATGCATTATAAAG AATCCCGTTGCCCATTGTTGGTCCGAGCCAACTCATCACAAGAGAAAATTCTGCACAGTCTGCCGTAAGCGATTGGATGAAACGCCAGCGGTGCATTGTTTAG TCTGCGAATATTTCGCGCATATTGAGTGCCAAGATTTTGCCGTGCCCGATTGCACCGAGAATGCCACTTATGTGCCGGGCAAGGAGCTGCTTAATGTGAAGCATCAG CATCACTGGCGAGAGGGCAATCTTCCATCAACGTCCAAATGCGCCTACTGCAAGAAAACCTGTTGGTCCTCGGAATGTCTCACTG GCTATCGCTGCGAGTGGTGTGGCATGACGACCCATGCTGGATGTCGCGTGTACCTGCCAACCGAATGTAATTTTGGTATTCTACAACCTATCTACTTACCTCCGCACTCAGTCTCGATTCCGCGCACCGAGGTGCCCATCGAGGCCATTATCGGCGTCCAGGTCAAATCGAAGACTTCGCTCGTGCGTGACTACTCGTGTC CCAGTCCGGATTTGAGCTGCCCGATTCCGGGTGCGGGATCGGTGTCCCTGGCGGGTCTCAGCCTGAAGGAGCTGCTCGAGCTCCACAGGCAGAGGCGCGAGCAATCGAAACAACATTTTCTCTTTTCCACACCGCCCACACCCACCTCCTGCGGCTCCATCTCGCTCTGCCACTCGCCCACGCCCTCTTGCCTCACAGTCGGCGAAACGAGCAACGAGGCGGAGCAGGATCGcaatcgggatcgggatcagCCGGAGGAGGAGCCCGAGGAGGAGAACACGGAGCAGGACAGCGCGCTGCAGCTGACCACGTCCACGTCGCATGTGGTTGGCAATCTGCAGAAGTCGCCCTCGGCCAACTCCTCGCTGCACCTGCTCTACACGAATCTCTTCCGGAAACTGGGCCAGGGCAAGCGGAGGCGGAAACGGGGCTCCTCCGGCGGGGGCATCTCGCCCagcgaggacgaggacgacgtaGACGGCGGAGTCTGTGATATAAGCGGCGGCGATCTGAGCGACGACTACGACCACTGCGACGTGGCGCTTCGCCGGCGATCGCTGCGCAGCCGGCAGCCACGGGACGTCAGCGAGACGGACTACCACGGCGATGccgagatggagatggagacgGCGGAGACGGCGCCGCGGGAGAGCTGCTACGAGACCTCGGACACGGGCGGAGAGCTGACCAACACCGACGACCTCGACAGCAGCCTCAACCTGATCAGCAACCTTAGCTATAATAGTAGTAATAACAGCAATGCCTCGGGAGGAGCGGCTGCTCCGTCCGCCAAGCCAACCACCACTGCCCCGGAAAAGTCCGGACACGCCTTGAGCGTCCAGGGCGGACGCCAGCAACCCAAGACTGGGGCTCTGGCCCAggccaagcccaagcccaagcccataCTCATGGCCAAGCACAAGGCGCCGGGCAAGGGCGGCTCCCTCAGCTCGCCGCtgtccaactccaactccagcGACTGCTCCTCGGCCTCGCCCTCGGCCCCGGCCACCCTGCTCCAGCTGTCGCCGGTGGGGAGGAGCAAGTCCTTCCAGGAGTCGGCGGCCATTACGGCCGTCGCGCGCTACAAGAAGTACGGACGCGGCCTGTTCCAGCGCCGTCGCTCGAAGAGATCGCCCAAGAACGCCGGCGGAGCGGGGGGCAAGAGCAACTACAGCCTGGACAGGTTGTCGCAGAACATCGAGATCACCATCCAGGACGAGGATGGCAACTACCAGGCGTACGACGACAACTACCACACGCTGGCGCGGCGACTGGACGCCACCGATGTGGACGACGACGTGGGCTTCGAGGATCTCTACCTGGACGATCGGCCGAGCGGGGTTAGCGGGGCCAGCGATGACCTGGCCTTCGCCGGCGACATCAGCGACGGCGGGGCCAGCAGTCGGTCCAGGGCCAGTGACGCCAGCGATGGCCATGTCCTGGGCCGGCTGCTCCGCCAGGTGCGGCAGGGTCTCTCCGTCGGCTGGCGCAAGCCGCGCTACCAGAAGCGCAGAG CACGCAGCATATCCGAGGAGTTCAGCAGCGGCGACACACCCCGTTTTAAGGACGAGGAGTCGGCCAGCAAGACCGAGTCGGGACATGGACCCAGTAGCAGTGGCGCAGGTGGCGGCGGAGCAGGAGGCTCGTCGGCAGCTGGTGCCTCGGCATCGGTCGCAGGCGGTTCCTCCGGGCACTACAGGCCCGATTCCGGCTCCGGCCACAAGTCGGATAAGTCGGAGAAGGATCGCGagaagaaggagaaggagcgCGAGGAAAAGGATATAG ATGATCAAGGTGTTCGATGGCAACAACTCATTCCGACGCCAGCAGTACCGGGTGATCATCGTGCAGCGCACCTACACGCTGGAGCAGCTGCTGACCACCGCGCTGCGGGCATTCCACATTACGCGCGACCCGCAGGCCTTCTACCTGACCGACCTGTACGCACCGGCCGGCATGGAGGACACCCCGATGCTGGATCCCACGCCCGTGCTCAACCTGACGCACCTGGAGGGCAAGCGGCCGGCCATTTACCTGCGGTTCCATGA
- the LOC128251630 gene encoding diacylglycerol kinase theta isoform X1, which yields MADGGHSFVKKTFHKPTYCHHCSDLLWGLIQQGYICEVCNFIIHERCVSSVVTPCSGIAPCIIKNPVAHCWSEPTHHKRKFCTVCRKRLDETPAVHCLVCEYFAHIECQDFAVPDCTENATYVPGKELLNVKHQHHWREGNLPSTSKCAYCKKTCWSSECLTGYRCEWCGMTTHAGCRVYLPTECNFGILQPIYLPPHSVSIPRTEVPIEAIIGVQVKSKTSLVRDYSCPSPDLSCPIPGAGSVSLAGLSLKELLELHRQRREQSKQHFLFSTPPTPTSCGSISLCHSPTPSCLTVGETSNEAEQDRNRDRDQPEEEPEEENTEQDSALQLTTSTSHVVGNLQKSPSANSSLHLLYTNLFRKLGQGKRRRKRGSSGGGISPSEDEDDVDGGVCDISGGDLSDDYDHCDVALRRRSLRSRQPRDVSETDYHGDAEMEMETAETAPRESCYETSDTGGELTNTDDLDSSLNLISNLSYNSSNNSNASGGAAAPSAKPTTTAPEKSGHALSVQGGRQQPKTGALAQAKPKPKPILMAKHKAPGKGGSLSSPLSNSNSSDCSSASPSAPATLLQLSPVGRSKSFQESAAITAVARYKKYGRGLFQRRRSKRSPKNAGGAGGKSNYSLDRLSQNIEITIQDEDGNYQAYDDNYHTLARRLDATDVDDDVGFEDLYLDDRPSGVSGASDDLAFAGDISDGGASSRSRASDASDGHVLGRLLRQVRQGLSVGWRKPRYQKRRARSISEEFSSGDTPRFKDEESASKTESGHGPSSSGAGGGGAGGSSAAGASASVAGGSSGHYRPDSGSGHKSDKSEKDREKKEKEREEKDIEMIKVFDGNNSFRRQQYRVIIVQRTYTLEQLLTTALRAFHITRDPQAFYLTDLYAPAGMEDTPMLDPTPVLNLTHLEGKRPAIYLRFHDRDRGHVRVYPGKLQCSMLEDPYVSVPVDNSTVIKDLIRDALDKFGLQDNQIQDYRCSEVLLDRGVTERILSWNERPWDIMKQLGKDSIRQMELMRFYMQHKQDPHGPNIALFVGNLPTGLSQRNYEQILNKYVTDENKFISIGPIYYEYGSVVLTFEDSMKAVRAFYNLRETIIEDKKLLVLLLPNIEPSMVPSDVRPLLVFVNVKSGGCQGLELISSFRKLLNPYQVFDLDNGGPLPGLYVFRQITNYKILVCGGDGTIGWVLQCLDNVGQDSECSSPPCAIVPLGTGNDLARVLCWGSGYTGGEDPLNLLRDVIEAEEIRLDRWTVVFHPEDKPEEPAMKAPSQTTGKKKKAHQAHLSQSQQTNQHHQLPALTSSDISGGAQNEDNSQIFVMNNYFGIGIDADLCLDFHNAREENPNQFNSRLRNKGYYVKMGLRKIVGRKAVKDLHKELRLEVDGKIVELPPVDGIIILNILSWGSGANPWGPDKDDQFSTPNHYDGMLEVVGVTGVVHLGQIQSGIRTAMRIAQGGHIKIHLNTDMPVQVDGEPWIQSPGDVVVLKSALKATMLKKTKSKRRNTEPHISPAVLSVSVAQQGSGSASGSVSVSGSPQSQSQQQLQQQQQQQQQQLAENGEKEASMALPAGFGST from the exons atggCGGATGGTGGGCATTCATTcgtgaagaagacatttcaTAAGCCAACATATTGTCACCACTGCTCGGATCTGCTCTGGGGCCTCATCCAGCAGGGATATATCTGCGAAG TTTGCAACTTTATTATTCACGAACGATGTGTCAGCAGCGTGGTAACGCCCTGTTCCGGCATCGCTCCATGCATTATAAAG AATCCCGTTGCCCATTGTTGGTCCGAGCCAACTCATCACAAGAGAAAATTCTGCACAGTCTGCCGTAAGCGATTGGATGAAACGCCAGCGGTGCATTGTTTAG TCTGCGAATATTTCGCGCATATTGAGTGCCAAGATTTTGCCGTGCCCGATTGCACCGAGAATGCCACTTATGTGCCGGGCAAGGAGCTGCTTAATGTGAAGCATCAG CATCACTGGCGAGAGGGCAATCTTCCATCAACGTCCAAATGCGCCTACTGCAAGAAAACCTGTTGGTCCTCGGAATGTCTCACTG GCTATCGCTGCGAGTGGTGTGGCATGACGACCCATGCTGGATGTCGCGTGTACCTGCCAACCGAATGTAATTTTGGTATTCTACAACCTATCTACTTACCTCCGCACTCAGTCTCGATTCCGCGCACCGAGGTGCCCATCGAGGCCATTATCGGCGTCCAGGTCAAATCGAAGACTTCGCTCGTGCGTGACTACTCGTGTC CCAGTCCGGATTTGAGCTGCCCGATTCCGGGTGCGGGATCGGTGTCCCTGGCGGGTCTCAGCCTGAAGGAGCTGCTCGAGCTCCACAGGCAGAGGCGCGAGCAATCGAAACAACATTTTCTCTTTTCCACACCGCCCACACCCACCTCCTGCGGCTCCATCTCGCTCTGCCACTCGCCCACGCCCTCTTGCCTCACAGTCGGCGAAACGAGCAACGAGGCGGAGCAGGATCGcaatcgggatcgggatcagCCGGAGGAGGAGCCCGAGGAGGAGAACACGGAGCAGGACAGCGCGCTGCAGCTGACCACGTCCACGTCGCATGTGGTTGGCAATCTGCAGAAGTCGCCCTCGGCCAACTCCTCGCTGCACCTGCTCTACACGAATCTCTTCCGGAAACTGGGCCAGGGCAAGCGGAGGCGGAAACGGGGCTCCTCCGGCGGGGGCATCTCGCCCagcgaggacgaggacgacgtaGACGGCGGAGTCTGTGATATAAGCGGCGGCGATCTGAGCGACGACTACGACCACTGCGACGTGGCGCTTCGCCGGCGATCGCTGCGCAGCCGGCAGCCACGGGACGTCAGCGAGACGGACTACCACGGCGATGccgagatggagatggagacgGCGGAGACGGCGCCGCGGGAGAGCTGCTACGAGACCTCGGACACGGGCGGAGAGCTGACCAACACCGACGACCTCGACAGCAGCCTCAACCTGATCAGCAACCTTAGCTATAATAGTAGTAATAACAGCAATGCCTCGGGAGGAGCGGCTGCTCCGTCCGCCAAGCCAACCACCACTGCCCCGGAAAAGTCCGGACACGCCTTGAGCGTCCAGGGCGGACGCCAGCAACCCAAGACTGGGGCTCTGGCCCAggccaagcccaagcccaagcccataCTCATGGCCAAGCACAAGGCGCCGGGCAAGGGCGGCTCCCTCAGCTCGCCGCtgtccaactccaactccagcGACTGCTCCTCGGCCTCGCCCTCGGCCCCGGCCACCCTGCTCCAGCTGTCGCCGGTGGGGAGGAGCAAGTCCTTCCAGGAGTCGGCGGCCATTACGGCCGTCGCGCGCTACAAGAAGTACGGACGCGGCCTGTTCCAGCGCCGTCGCTCGAAGAGATCGCCCAAGAACGCCGGCGGAGCGGGGGGCAAGAGCAACTACAGCCTGGACAGGTTGTCGCAGAACATCGAGATCACCATCCAGGACGAGGATGGCAACTACCAGGCGTACGACGACAACTACCACACGCTGGCGCGGCGACTGGACGCCACCGATGTGGACGACGACGTGGGCTTCGAGGATCTCTACCTGGACGATCGGCCGAGCGGGGTTAGCGGGGCCAGCGATGACCTGGCCTTCGCCGGCGACATCAGCGACGGCGGGGCCAGCAGTCGGTCCAGGGCCAGTGACGCCAGCGATGGCCATGTCCTGGGCCGGCTGCTCCGCCAGGTGCGGCAGGGTCTCTCCGTCGGCTGGCGCAAGCCGCGCTACCAGAAGCGCAGAG CACGCAGCATATCCGAGGAGTTCAGCAGCGGCGACACACCCCGTTTTAAGGACGAGGAGTCGGCCAGCAAGACCGAGTCGGGACATGGACCCAGTAGCAGTGGCGCAGGTGGCGGCGGAGCAGGAGGCTCGTCGGCAGCTGGTGCCTCGGCATCGGTCGCAGGCGGTTCCTCCGGGCACTACAGGCCCGATTCCGGCTCCGGCCACAAGTCGGATAAGTCGGAGAAGGATCGCGagaagaaggagaaggagcgCGAGGAAAAGGATATAG AGATGATCAAGGTGTTCGATGGCAACAACTCATTCCGACGCCAGCAGTACCGGGTGATCATCGTGCAGCGCACCTACACGCTGGAGCAGCTGCTGACCACCGCGCTGCGGGCATTCCACATTACGCGCGACCCGCAGGCCTTCTACCTGACCGACCTGTACGCACCGGCCGGCATGGAGGACACCCCGATGCTGGATCCCACGCCCGTGCTCAACCTGACGCACCTGGAGGGCAAGCGGCCGGCCATTTACCTGCGGTTCCATGACCGCGACCGCGGCCATGTGCGCGTCTACCCCGGCAAGCTGCAGTGCTCGATGCTGGAGGATCCCTATGTCAGTGTTCCTGTAGATAATAGCACAGTTATTAAGGATTTGATACGCGACGCCCTGGACAAGTTTGGGCTGCAGGATAACCAAATACAGGACTACAg ATGCTCGGAGGTGCTGCTCGATCGCGGGGTGACCGAGCGCATCTTGTCGTGGAACGAAAGGCCCTGGGATATTATGAAGCAGCTGGGCAAGGACTCGATTCGCCAGATGGAGCTGATGCGTTTCTACATGCAGCACAAGCAGGATCCGCACGGTCCCAACATCGCGCTGTTCGTGGGCAATCTGCCCACTGGTCTGTCGCAGCGCAACTACGAGCAGATCCTCAACAAGTACGTAACCGACGAGAACAAGTTCATCAGCATCGGACCGATCTACTACGAGTACGGCTCCGTGGTGCTCACCTTCGAGGACTCCATGAAGGCG GTTCGCGCCTTCTACAATCTCCGCGAGACGATAATCGAGGACAAGaagctgctggtgctgctgctgccgaaCATTGAGCCCAGCATGGTGCCCTCCGATGTGAGGCCACTGCTGGTCTTCGTCAACGTGAAGTCCGGTGGCTGCCAGGGACTGGAGCTGATCTCCAGCTTTAGGAAGCTGCTGAATCCCTATCAGGTCTTCGATCTGGACAACGGCGGTCCTCTGCCTGG ATTGTATGTATTCCGGCAAATAACCAACTACAAGATTCTAGTTTGCGGCGGCGACGGCACCATTGGCTGGGTGCTGCAATGCCTTGACAATGTGGGCCAGGACTCGGAGTGCTCCAGTCCACCATGCGCCATAGTGCCGCTGGGAACTG GCAATGATTTGGCTCGCGTTTTGTGCTGGGGCTCCGGCTACACCGGCGGCGAGGATCCACTGAACCTGCTGCGCGACGTCATCGAGGCGGAGGAGATCCGGCTGGACCGCTGGACGGTTGTCTTCCATCCGGAGGACAAGCCCGAGGAGCCGGCCATGAAGGCGCCCTCGCAAACAACCGGTaagaagaagaaggcacaCCAAGCACACCTATCGCAATCGCAACAAACCAATCAGCATCATCAATTACCGGCTCTGACATCGAGTGATATATCAG GTGGTGCCCAGAACGAGGACAACTCACAGATCTTCGTGATGAACAACTACTTCGGCATTGGAATAGATGCGgacctctgcctggacttccaCAATGCGCGAGAGGAGAATCCCAACCAGTTCAATTCGCGGCTGCGCAATAAGGGCTACTATGTGAAGATGGGCCTGCGCAAGATCGTAGGTCGCAAGGCTGTCAAGGATCTGCACAAGGAGCTGCGCCTGGAGGTCGATGGCAAGATTGTCGAATTGCCACCCGTCGATGGTATCATCATCTTGAATATTTTAAG CTGGGGCAGCGGTGCCAATCCCTGGGGTCCCGACAAGGACGACCAGTTCTCCACACCCAACCATTACGATGGCATGCTGGAAGTGGTGGGCGTTACGGGAGTGGTCCACTTGGGTCAAATCCAATCCGGAATTCGTACGGCTATGCGCATAGCCCAG GGCGGTCATATCAAGATACACCTTAATACTGACATGCCCGTTCAGGTGGATGGAGAGCCTTGGATCCAGAGTCCCGGCGATGTGGTCGTCCTCAAGTCGGCCCTTAAG GCCACCATGCTGAAGAAAACGAAGAGTAAGCGCCGCAACACCGAGCCGCATATCTCGCCGGCAGTACTGAGTGTTTCAGTGGCTCAGCAGGGATCGGGATCGGCATCGGGATCGGTTTCGGTATCGGGATCCCCGCAGTCCCAGTCtcaacaacaactgcagcaacagcagcagcaacagcagcagcagctggccgAGAATGGGGAAAAGGAGGCTTCGATGGCCCTACCTGCCGGCTTTGGCAGCACATAG